Genomic segment of Phycisphaerales bacterium:
CGGCGCGGGCGATGACTTCGACTTTGATCTCGGCCACGTCGGCGGCGCTGATGTTGTTCTCGGCGACGCACTTCATCATGGCGGTGAGCGGCGCGTGGCTGAGGGCTTCGATGGGGAACGACTTCATGCCGCAGTCGATGATTTTGTAATGGCAGCCGCTGCACTTGGGCAGACCGTCGGTGAGCATGTTGAGATTGAACTTGCCGCCGAACTTGCCAAAGCAGTGCGTCAGACCCTCTTTGCCGTCGATGACGTGCTCGGGCCCCGTGTAGCCGCGCTGCGCGAGCATGGCGGCCTCGACGCCGCAGCGCGTGGCGAGCGGATCGACGGTGTTCTTCATGTTGGTGAGTTTGCCGGCCGTGACGGCGCCGAGGCACATCGACGGGGCGGCACTGATGCCGATCGCCTGCTGAATCTTCTCGGGTTTGAGCCCGAGCATGCGCCCGGCGGCAATGGGCGAAGCGATGCTGGTGATCGTCGCATGGTGCCAGCCGTACTCGCGGATGCCTGGCTCGGCGAACTCGGCCAGGCGCATTTCCATCTCGTAGGCGATGACGATGCCGAGGATGAGATCGCGGCCGCCCAGGCCCTTGAGTTCGCAGATCGCCAGCGGCGCCGGGATAATGTCAGAGGGGTGCGCCGGATCGGCTTTCCAGTAGATATCGTTGTAGTCCATCGCGCGGATCATCAGCGCGTTGAGGAACGCCGCGTCAACCGGGCTGGTGCGGAAGCCGTCCACGAACACGGTGCAGGCGCTGCGGCCGCCCATCTCTTTGAAGTGCTCGAGGGCGATGTGCACATCATGCTGCTGCGACCCGCCCAAGGCGCAGCCGAGGGAGTCGAAGAGGAAGAGTTTGGCGCTCTGGATAGCGTCGGGCGAGAGGCTTTCGTACGTCAGGCCGGCGGCCCAGGCTGCGAGGTTCCACGAGATGAAGTCGGTGTTCTTCTTTGAGGTGTCGTGCGAGGCCATTGCCGATCCTTTTCACCACGGAGCCACGGAAATCACAAGGTGAATCAGGATAGGAGGATGGTTGTCGCGGTGCCCGGAGATCAGCTTCGAGGGCTCGCCACGACCCGCCGCCACATTGCCACCGCCAGTGCGGCGCCGATGACGGGCGCGACGAGAAGATCCAGAGGCTGCCCGGGGCGCGGCCGGCGGCTACGGAGTGTCGCCGGCCGACTGGATCTAGACGGTTGCCAAACCCAGGACCCCCAGCGCCGGCAGCAGGATCGAAGTCGTCTCCACCTCATCCGTCTCCTCTCTCAAGGCACCGGAAGCAGCGCCATTCTCTCGGCAATCTGGTTGTAGAGCGAATCGCGCCAGGCGCCTCTCAGATTATCGGGAAGTTCATTCAGGCGCAGATCGAGCGGTGCGATCAGCACCTCTACGTTCTCGAGCCCCGCATCTGCAACCCCGACAAACAGCAACTCGGCGACCGCATCACCCATGGCGACGCAGCCGACCGAGGCATCGCCGCCGTGGATGAAGATGTCGCCGCCGAGGTTCGCGCGGCCGTCCGCCGCCGCGGCCCGGCGATCAAGTTCATTCGGGTAGTCGAGCTCCATCGAGAGATGAAATCGGCTGTTGGGATTGAGGCTCACGATTCGGTACCACCCTTCGGGCACCTGGCGATCGCCTTCGCGCAGCTTTGGACCCAGCGAGCCGCTTGCGCCGAGGATCGGATAGATCGCGATGCATTGCGTTCCACCGGTGGCGGTCGGCGCGTAGACCTGGAGCATGCCTTCCTGTTTGAGCACGAGTAGTGTGAGCCTGGCCGGCGGATAGGGAACTCCCATCTCGCCACACTGCGCGATGAGGGTGTTGCGCACGCGTGGGCCGAGTTCCGCCAGCCGCTGTTCGACCGTCGCCCGGCCGCGCAGGCGCGTGTAAACGCCATAGGCGCGGCTGCGAACCGCGCTCGAAGACGCCAGGAGCGCCAAGCCGGCGAGTGCGAGCAGCACAAGGATGATGATGGCTTTGCGGTTCAAAGGAAAGTCTCTGGACTCCTCCACGTCATCGGCCGCCGCGGACCGCAGACTTCAAATCGGCGCCAATGAATCTCCGCGTTTGACTTCACTCCACACGCATGATCCTTTCGGCTCCTGCCAGCCGAGGCGGCGCTCGTAGAGAAGATTGGCGATGAACATTTCGACGAAAGGGAGCGCTCCCAGCGCCACATCGAAGCGACCACAGACAACGCTCATCGGTAACAATGGAACCGCGAGCATTCCCAGCGCACAACAGATCAGTTCGGCCTTGTCGAGCAGATGACGGCCCCAAGTCCAGGACGCGCGATGGCGCAGCCGCCGCTCTTCGAGGGTACCGTTGCTGAGGTCGAAGCGGTCGGCAAGTTGTGTGGCGATCAGGTTGCGAACGTCGGCGGCTCCCGCGCCTTGCCAATGCGTCAGTTGAAGGCTCCTCCGTTTCCGGCCAAGTCGCAGGTCGCACCGGCGGGCGCCCCACCTGAGCCGGTCGATGTCATTCCATCTGGCGGCCCACCTTCTGCTCGTGCCGGGTATGCGGCCGCATCGCGTCTGTGCATACCAGATGCCGCGCGGCGAAACGCGCATGACCTTCTGGGGAATGAGCCAGCAGAGAAGCACGAGCATCCCTGGCAGCCACGAGATTACGTGAAGCATGGCGGCCCAGTCTGCTCTGGCGGCGACTGAAACGCCTGGACTTCGCGAGATGATCAGCGCCCCTGCATTCAGCGCGAGCAGCACAACCAGACCGCCGACCACGCCCCTGCGGCGCTCCCCTGGCGACATGACCGTGCGGAAGACACGCGCGTGGCGGCGCGGTTCCGCGCGTTCGTCGGGTGGGCAATGGAAGGTCGCAGGATTCATCACACTTGTAGTATGCCCGCGCCGCGGCGAGCGTGCATGTCCGGATTGCGGCTCGAGGGGACATGCATTTACCGCCGCCGAAACAGGGCCGGATGCTCCATGTTCCGCGCACCGCTGCCCCGGCTAGCATCATCAAGCCGATCCGGCCCGGCGCATCTGATTGGGATCATCAAGGAGAGATGCCATGTCACGCTCGATCACGCTTCTCACTGCCGCGGTCTGCGCGCTGGCGCTTTGTGCAACCGCACCAGCCCAGCGCGTCGATTCCCCCAACGACCAGGAGGTGCTGCTCGTCAAAGCGGCGCTGAGCGGCGAGAGTCTCGTCGAGGGCGAGAAGGCGCTGAGCGCCTATCTTGCAGAGCACCCGCGCTCCGATTACGTTCGGTTTGGGCTTGGGCTGACGCAGTTCTTCCACAGCGGCGAGGTGCTCTTCAGCAATCTGTACCGCTACGGCTTCCTGCACGGCGCGCCGTTCATGGAGTGGATTGTGCCCATCGATCCATCTTCGGTGCCGCAGAATCCCCAACCTGAGCCGCTCACCTACGCCGCACTTAACGAGATGATCGAGTCATGGCAGGCGGCGGTCGCCAGGAGCGAAGCGACACTGGCCCAGATCACCGACGATCACGTGAAACTCCGCGTCTACATCGGGCAGTTGCGCCTCGATATCAACGGCGACGGCCGAGGCGATGAGAGCGAGGCCATCTGGGCCCTGTTCAACCGCTTCCAGGGCCGCTTCGACGCAAGCGAGCAAGGCGCAGCGGAATTCGCCATCGCCTTCGACCGGGCTGACGTCTCCTGGCTGCGCGGCTACTGCCACTTCATCATGGCGCTGACCGACGCCGCGCTGGCGCACGACCGCGAGGCGCTGTTCAACCACTGCTCGCACCTGGCGTTCGCCAAGCCGGAGACGCCGTTCCCCTTCCTGCAGAAGGAGTACGAGTACCGGGATTACGAGTGGATGCCGGTCTCCGATTGGGTTGCCTTCTTCCACCTCATGCAGTTCGAAGTGCGCGAGCCGAAGCGACTGCTCAGTGCGCATGAGCATCTCAAGATGGTGATCGCCATGGGTCGGGAGATGTGGAAGCACATCGACGCAGAGACGGACAACGATCGCGAGTGGATTCCCAGTTCGATTCAGAATTCGGTCATTCCCGGCGCGGAGGTGACGCCGGCGATCCGCGACACCTGGCTCATGTTCCTCGACGAGGCCGATCTCGTGCTCGACGGCAAGCGGCTCGTGCGCTTCTGGCGCATGCCCGAGTGGGACGATCGGCCGGAGGGAATGGGAATCAATCTCAAGCGCGTGTTCACGGAGCCGCGTCGGTTTGACCTGGTGCTGTGGATCCAGGGGACGGCGGCGGCGCCCTATCTGGAGCAGGGCACGCTGACCAAGCCGGGACTGTGGAGCCGCATGGAGGATGCGTTCAACGGCCGCGTGTTCCGCTGGGGATTCTGGTTCAATTGAGTGCGGGGCGGAAGGCATCGAGGCATCGAGGCAGCAAGGCATCACGGCGGCGCGGCAGTACGGTTTGTACGGCCTCGGTGCGGCCGCGCGTATGGCGCGACTATCGCCACTGCTCGCGCCGGCTGCGCCACGGGAAGGGCGCATCCGGGATCGGCAGGCCGAGCCGCTCGCAGATCGGCGCCCAACCGCCTGCAGCCTTCCATTCGAGCAGGCGATGCGGCGGGACGGCTGCGCGCACCGCCGCGTTGTGCCGGTCGTACGCCGCCATGAGCGTGGCGCGATCATCCCAGTTGCTCGTGCCGGCAAACTGCTCGAGCAGCGTGATGAGATCGCGCCCCTGCGACCAGTCGGGCGCGAACGCCTGCCGCGCCACCGGCAGGATCGTGGCCTCGGCGCTTTCGAGCCACTACTTCGCCGAGTCGCGCAGCGACAGGAGCACGAGGGACTCGGGAAAAGCGCTGCTCAGGGGCCGCCAGAAGTGTGAAGCGGGCCAGTCGACCGCAGCGACGTAAGGCGCCAGGAGTTGTCGCCAGTCCGGATCGCCGCCGGCCAGGGCCGTGCGCCAGTCGGCGCCCAGATCGAACGGGTGTCGCCGAATGCTGCTCATGTGCAGCACGCGCCCGCCGAGCAGCATCGCCAGCGCCTGCTTGAGCGAACTCGTGCCGGTGCGCGGCAGGCCGGCGCCGATGACCTGAAGCGCCATGACTCGATCCTCACCGTCGTCGCGCTGCGGCAATCACTCGATCTGAAACGCAGCGCGCTCGATATGGTACACGACATGCGGCAGGCCGCCCTCGATGTCGCGCGTGCCGGTGCGGATCGCGCCGATCTTTTCCATGGCGCGCTGGGAGCGGAGGTTGCTCGCGCCCACAAGGAACATGACGCGGTCGACGTACTTGAACGCATGTTCGAGCATGAGGCGCTTCATCTCGCGGTTGTACGATCCGCCCCAGTGCGAGCGAGCGAGGAAGGTCCAGCCGATCTCGAGGTCGCCGCCGTCCTGTTCATCGTGCGGATGGAACCGCGATGACCCGATGAGGAGGCCGGTTGCCCGGTCGATCACGACCAGCGCGCCGCCGGACTGCATGCCTTTGTCAAAGAACGCGCGGAACACCCCCGGCTGCCAGCGGTTGTGATGCGGATGCTGCTCCCAGATGAGCGGGTCGCGGGCCACCGCGTAGAGGTCGTCCCAGTCCTCCTCGCGCAGGGGGCGGAGCTGCACGAGTTCGCCTTGCAGAGTTGGCTGGAGATCGAAGGGCATAGTGGAGTCCACGGATGAGTCGTAAAGGCGTCAACGGAGGGACGCGGCCAATGCTATATCGGCACCTGCGGATGGCAACGAGTGTTGCAGGGCGCTGCACGGCCCTGCCACACATCCAGACGCCGCGGAGGGTCAAGACAATTTGATCGTCGATCGCGCGCTCGCGTGGCCTGCGCTCGCGGAGCCTCGCTTGGACCGCGGCACCCCGCCACTCGCCCAGACGCCGCGGAGGATCAAGACGATTTGATCGTCGATCGCGCACTCGCGTGGCCTGCGCTCGCGGAGCCTCGCTTAGACCACGGCACCCAGCATAGCCATGCGAAGCGCAAGGCCGCGCCCCCCAGCGCCGCGCTTAGTCCGCCTTCACCAGCACCGGCTGGCCCATGTGGTGAATCCAGCGCGCATGGGATCGCAGGGCGGACCAGAAGGTTTCGTGTGAGGCGTAGCGCACGCCGAACTCGTTGCACACTTCCTCGACGACCTTGGAGAGGGCGGGGTAGTGGACGTGGCAGATCCTGCTGAGGAGGTGATGTTCGATCTGGAAGTTGAGGCCGCCGAGGAACCACGAGAGCACGCGGTTGCCGCGCGCGAAGTTGACGGTGGTCTGGACCTGGTGCACGGCCCACTCGGAGTCCATGCGATGGACGCCGTCGGCGCCGATGGCGGGCGCGGGGAAGTTGGCCTCTTCCACGCAGTGGGCGAGTTGGAAGACGATGCTCAGCACGACGCCGCTGACGAAAGCCGCGATGGCGTAGACCCCCACCACCGCCCACCACGGGTGGAGCAGCATCGGAATGACGAAGGCGAGGGAGAAGAAGGCGATCTTGCCGGCGACGAAGACGAGGAGATCCGCGCCGCGCGGCCGGGGGATCGCGTGGCCGCTGATGTGGCCCGCGGCGAGCTGGCGGAAGTCGTCGTAGAAGTGCCACTTGATGGCGAGGAAGCCGTAGAGCAGCCAGAGATAGATGCCCTGGGCGCGATGGAACCACAGGCGGCGCTGGTGGGGCGAGAGCCGGGCGAGCAGGCCGAGGTCGATGTCGTCGTCGTGGCCGTCGATGTTGGGGTAGGTGTGATGAAAGGTGTTGTGTTTCCAGGCCCAGAGGTATGAACTGCCTCCCATGAGGTCGAGGTTCATGGCCATGATCTTGTTGACCCAGGTGGATTCGCTGTAGCCGCTGTGTCCGCCGTCGTGCTGGATGTTGAAGCCGATGGCGGCCATGGCCACGCCGAGCACCATCGCCAGCGGCACGATGATCCACCAGCTGGTCACGGCAAACAGGAGCAGGAAGTAGGCCCCGAAGAACCACGCGAGAATCGTCGCGGTCTTGAAGTACATCTGCGGGCAGTCGCGGCGGCGGCGGCCGGTCTGCTCGAAGTAGGCGTCCACGCGACGTTTGAGTTCGCGGACGAATCGATCGCTGCCGTTGAACTTGATTTTCGGCGCAGCGGGCGATGGGGATGAAATGGTCATGTGATGCGGAACTCCTGCCGACGGCACGTCCACCTGACGGCGGAGCCGGGCAGATCGATCCATCTGAAGGATGGTAGGATGATTCGAGGAGGCGGGGGCGCAGGCAAAAGCCCGATCACTCGATGTCGTCAAGCCGGACCGACTTCACTCCGCCACGGCGCGCTGCAATGCGGCGATGTCGATCTTCTTCATCTGCATCATCGCGGTCATGGCCGGACCGGACTTTTTCGGATCGGGATCGCTGATGAAGTCCATGAGGACGCGCGGCACGATCTGCCAGGAGACGCCGAACTTATCCTTGAGCCAGCCGCATTGCTGCGCCTCGGGCGGCCCGCCTTGGCTGAGGCGGCCCCAGTAGTGATCGACTTCATCCTGATCATCGCACATGACCTGGAAGGAGATCGCCTCGCTAAACCTGAACTCCGGTCCGCCGTTGAGTGCGAGGAATTCCTGGCCGTTGAGCGTGAACGAAACCGTGAGCACCGAACCCGGCTCGCGGCGGTGATGCTCCTTGCCCGCCTCGCTGTAGCGGCTGATCTTGCCGATGCTCGAATTGGGAAAGATAGACGTGTAGAACTTCGCCGCCTGCTCGCCTTGGCTGTCGAACCAGAGGCAGGGGACGATGGGTTGGTTGAAGGTGGCCATTGATCTCTCCTTCCATAGCGAGTTTGAAACGCCACGGATCGACTCGAGGTTAGCACTGGATCCGTCGATAGTACCGCCACCCCGGAGACGTTCGCCACTCAATGTTCCGTGGGCGCACCGCATCGCGCAGACGTACGGACTCGTCCGTCCCCCCGGAGATGATGGGGCACAACAATGTCATGTCAGTAGCCGCGGATTGCGCAGTGAACAAGCACTCCCGCGGCATCGAACTCGAGCGAAACGAACGCGTCGTCCCAGCCGTGCAGGCTCCAGCTCCCGATGTAGTACGAGTAGATCTGCTCGTTGGTGTATCGTCGCTGCTCTAGCCAGCCTTTGTCGTATGTCTCATCCGGCTGCCCGAGCAGCGTCACCACGGCAGCAGTCGCCATTCCCGCAGGCAGGTGGTGGGCGACGAGGTCATCGGCCATGGCGGCGCGATCCTCGGGTCGGCGCGCGGCCGCCCAGGCCGCTGGCGTAAAAACCTCGTCATCAAAGGGGTTGGACCAATCGGCTGCGACCCGGACTCCCACTGCGATCAGCGCCAACAGAACTACAACGGCAACTGCAACGCACCCAATGATGATCTTGTGCGACCGGCCGAGCATGGTCAGGATCTGCCCTTCACCGATGCCCCCGGCCTGCGCGCAGCCTGCGGCTTGCTCACAGCACCCGGGATCTGTGGCGCGTCACGCATGGCTCAATCGAAGCACACATCCGACGCCGCGACGAGTGTCACGCGGTCCGCGAGTTCATCATTCACGGCCTGCGTGATCTGCTCGGCCGACTCCGTGTCACTGTTGTACGTGCCGTGGCCGTCTTGAATGAGCGTGACCCGCAGGCCGCGCTGCAGCGCGCCCAGCGTCGTGGCGCGAATGCAGTGCGGCCCCTCGAGGCCGGCGATGATGAGGCGCCTGATGCCGCGCTGCTCCAACTCCTCGGCCAGCGGCGTGGAGGCAAACGTGTCGCAGGTCGTCTTGTCAAAGTACGTGTCGTCCGGCCGGGCCCCGACATCGGGATGCACCTGCCAGCCGGGCGTGCCGTGTTCGAGCGGCGTGCCGGGACCCTCTCCGTGTCGGACGAAGAACACGGGCATGCCGGCGGCTCGGGCGCGCTTCAGCAGGTCCGTCCAGAGCGGGATGAGCCTGTCCGCGCCGACGACGGGCCAGTCGCCTTCGAGCAGGCCGACCTGGCAGTCGATGAGAGTGAAGGCAGCATTATGATCCATCTGACTGCTCCTGCGTGTAAGGTGACTGAACGACCGATCTGCCGCATTCCGGGCACGCCTGGTGCGCTGCCCCGCGCAGGTCGTAGCCGCACGCTGCGCAGCAGCCCTTCGCAAACCCGCGCCTAGGC
This window contains:
- a CDS encoding L,D-transpeptidase family protein gives rise to the protein MNRKAIIILVLLALAGLALLASSSAVRSRAYGVYTRLRGRATVEQRLAELGPRVRNTLIAQCGEMGVPYPPARLTLLVLKQEGMLQVYAPTATGGTQCIAIYPILGASGSLGPKLREGDRQVPEGWYRIVSLNPNSRFHLSMELDYPNELDRRAAAADGRANLGGDIFIHGGDASVGCVAMGDAVAELLFVGVADAGLENVEVLIAPLDLRLNELPDNLRGAWRDSLYNQIAERMALLPVP
- a CDS encoding VOC family protein, which gives rise to MATFNQPIVPCLWFDSQGEQAAKFYTSIFPNSSIGKISRYSEAGKEHHRREPGSVLTVSFTLNGQEFLALNGGPEFRFSEAISFQVMCDDQDEVDHYWGRLSQGGPPEAQQCGWLKDKFGVSWQIVPRVLMDFISDPDPKKSGPAMTAMMQMKKIDIAALQRAVAE
- a CDS encoding isochorismatase family protein; this encodes MDHNAAFTLIDCQVGLLEGDWPVVGADRLIPLWTDLLKRARAAGMPVFFVRHGEGPGTPLEHGTPGWQVHPDVGARPDDTYFDKTTCDTFASTPLAEELEQRGIRRLIIAGLEGPHCIRATTLGALQRGLRVTLIQDGHGTYNSDTESAEQITQAVNDELADRVTLVAASDVCFD
- a CDS encoding GNAT family N-acetyltransferase, producing the protein MPFDLQPTLQGELVQLRPLREEDWDDLYAVARDPLIWEQHPHHNRWQPGVFRAFFDKGMQSGGALVVIDRATGLLIGSSRFHPHDEQDGGDLEIGWTFLARSHWGGSYNREMKRLMLEHAFKYVDRVMFLVGASNLRSQRAMEKIGAIRTGTRDIEGGLPHVVYHIERAAFQIE
- a CDS encoding MmgE/PrpD family protein, with the protein product MASHDTSKKNTDFISWNLAAWAAGLTYESLSPDAIQSAKLFLFDSLGCALGGSQQHDVHIALEHFKEMGGRSACTVFVDGFRTSPVDAAFLNALMIRAMDYNDIYWKADPAHPSDIIPAPLAICELKGLGGRDLILGIVIAYEMEMRLAEFAEPGIREYGWHHATITSIASPIAAGRMLGLKPEKIQQAIGISAAPSMCLGAVTAGKLTNMKNTVDPLATRCGVEAAMLAQRGYTGPEHVIDGKEGLTHCFGKFGGKFNLNMLTDGLPKCSGCHYKIIDCGMKSFPIEALSHAPLTAMMKCVAENNISAADVAEIKVEVIARAADILGDPAKYRPTGKETADHSLPYSLAVGLVDGMVTPLQFKQERIDDPNLRPVMDKIKVVPNDEFESLFPKFQPSRVTITLNDGQSFSKRVDVPKGDPRDPMTEEEIAVKFNALGRDVVGEERCAQLRKLIMSLDEHNDVDALIDLMKA
- a CDS encoding acyl-CoA desaturase: MTISSPSPAAPKIKFNGSDRFVRELKRRVDAYFEQTGRRRRDCPQMYFKTATILAWFFGAYFLLLFAVTSWWIIVPLAMVLGVAMAAIGFNIQHDGGHSGYSESTWVNKIMAMNLDLMGGSSYLWAWKHNTFHHTYPNIDGHDDDIDLGLLARLSPHQRRLWFHRAQGIYLWLLYGFLAIKWHFYDDFRQLAAGHISGHAIPRPRGADLLVFVAGKIAFFSLAFVIPMLLHPWWAVVGVYAIAAFVSGVVLSIVFQLAHCVEEANFPAPAIGADGVHRMDSEWAVHQVQTTVNFARGNRVLSWFLGGLNFQIEHHLLSRICHVHYPALSKVVEEVCNEFGVRYASHETFWSALRSHARWIHHMGQPVLVKAD